The following are encoded in a window of Mycobacterium sp. ELW1 genomic DNA:
- a CDS encoding RDD family protein gives MVPETVVTGDAVVLDVQIAQLPVRAVGALIDIAVILVGYIIGVLLWAATITQFDEALSAAVLIIFTVLVLVGYPVVFETATRGRTLGKIAMGLRVVSDDGGPERFRQALFRALAGFVEIWMFMGGPAVICSLVSPRGKRIGDVFAGTVVISERGPKMPPPPVMPPSLAWWAALLELSALGPEQAELARQFLSRAPELDPYVRDDMAYRIAVDVVGRISPPPPPGTPPQYVLAAVLAERHRRELIRLRPPEPVPQYPAGPPPSYPAGPPPYPVGQAPGPAPSAPPQRTDGFVPPS, from the coding sequence ATGGTGCCCGAGACGGTGGTGACCGGGGACGCCGTCGTCCTCGATGTCCAAATCGCCCAGCTGCCGGTTCGTGCCGTCGGCGCCCTGATCGACATCGCGGTCATCCTGGTCGGCTACATCATCGGTGTGTTGCTGTGGGCCGCCACGATCACCCAGTTCGACGAGGCGCTGTCCGCCGCGGTTCTGATCATCTTCACGGTGCTGGTGCTGGTCGGCTATCCCGTCGTCTTCGAGACCGCCACGCGGGGAAGGACACTCGGCAAGATCGCGATGGGCCTTCGGGTGGTGTCCGACGACGGCGGCCCGGAACGCTTCCGCCAGGCACTGTTTCGGGCGCTGGCGGGCTTCGTGGAGATCTGGATGTTCATGGGCGGACCCGCGGTGATCTGCAGCCTGGTCTCGCCGCGGGGCAAACGCATCGGCGATGTCTTCGCCGGCACCGTCGTGATCAGTGAACGCGGCCCGAAGATGCCGCCCCCGCCCGTGATGCCGCCGTCGCTGGCGTGGTGGGCCGCCTTGTTGGAACTCTCCGCGCTTGGCCCCGAGCAGGCTGAGCTGGCGCGTCAATTCCTTTCTCGCGCACCAGAATTGGACCCCTACGTACGTGACGACATGGCGTACCGCATCGCCGTCGACGTGGTCGGCCGCATCTCGCCTCCGCCGCCACCGGGCACACCGCCGCAATACGTTCTGGCCGCCGTGCTCGCCGAACGGCACCGCCGCGAGCTGATCCGGCTCCGCCCACCGGAGCCCGTCCCGCAGTATCCGGCCGGGCCACCGCCGTCGTATCCCGCTGGGCCGCCGCCGTACCCGGTCGGGCAGGCGCCGGGGCCCGCGCCGTCGGCGCCACCGCAGCGCACCGACGGGTTCGTACCACCCAGCTAG
- a CDS encoding anthrone oxygenase family protein: MPNPPVVVLITAAAISAAVVAGVFYAFSTFVMRGLDRTGPADAATAMRGINAEAGTNTPFLALLMGAALIALVVGIAALTQLRLPGRGWLVAGAVLALVPLIVTVAVNVPLNDRLAAESLPWQDYYRTWTLWNHMRTAAALAGSVLMLIGVRVR; encoded by the coding sequence ATGCCGAATCCTCCCGTCGTCGTGCTGATCACCGCGGCCGCGATTTCCGCCGCCGTCGTCGCCGGTGTGTTCTACGCGTTCTCCACGTTCGTGATGCGCGGCCTAGACCGGACCGGCCCCGCCGACGCCGCCACCGCGATGCGCGGTATCAACGCCGAGGCGGGGACCAATACACCGTTCTTAGCGCTCTTAATGGGCGCGGCCTTGATCGCCCTGGTGGTGGGTATCGCCGCCCTGACGCAGTTGCGGCTTCCGGGTCGCGGTTGGCTGGTGGCCGGGGCGGTGCTCGCACTGGTGCCGTTGATCGTGACGGTCGCGGTCAACGTGCCGTTGAACGACCGGTTGGCCGCCGAATCGTTGCCGTGGCAGGACTACTACCGGACCTGGACGCTCTGGAACCACATGCGGACGGCAGCGGCGCTGGCCGGTTCAGTGCTGATGCTGATCGGTGTACGCGTGCGCTAG
- a CDS encoding AraC family transcriptional regulator has product MDALVGLLDGVRAHGAFVLRMVLDPPWSMRLQDEAPLTVICVTDGGAVLSPDGGAAITLHAGDVALTRGTAHYLLADDVRTPAQIVIHPGQRCTTLTGEDLAFAMALGVRTWGNSATGATHAVVGAYEGHSAVSARLLDALPDVAVLCAADWASPLPQALATEAVRDGPGQEAFLDRLLDLLLLDFLRTWFSRPGNAPPWWTAEADAVVGPAIRLMYNDPAHLWTVANLAAAVGSSRASFARRFTTLVGDSPIAFLTAWRLALAADLLSSSDLTVGAVARHVGYGTPFALSTAFKRAHGLSPAAFRARRT; this is encoded by the coding sequence GTGGACGCTTTGGTGGGCCTGCTCGACGGGGTGCGCGCTCATGGCGCGTTCGTTCTGCGGATGGTGCTCGACCCACCGTGGTCCATGCGGCTCCAGGACGAAGCCCCGCTGACGGTCATCTGCGTGACCGACGGCGGCGCGGTGCTCTCCCCCGACGGTGGCGCGGCGATCACCCTGCATGCCGGTGACGTGGCCTTGACCCGCGGCACAGCGCATTACCTGCTCGCCGACGACGTCCGCACACCCGCGCAGATCGTCATCCACCCGGGTCAGCGGTGCACGACGCTGACCGGTGAGGACCTGGCGTTCGCCATGGCGCTGGGTGTGCGGACGTGGGGCAACAGCGCGACCGGCGCCACCCACGCCGTCGTCGGGGCCTATGAAGGCCACAGCGCGGTGAGCGCCCGGCTACTCGACGCACTGCCGGACGTCGCCGTGTTGTGCGCCGCCGACTGGGCCAGTCCGCTCCCGCAGGCATTGGCCACCGAGGCCGTCCGCGACGGCCCCGGCCAGGAGGCCTTCCTCGATCGGTTGCTCGATCTGCTCCTGCTGGACTTCCTGCGAACCTGGTTCAGCCGACCGGGCAACGCCCCGCCATGGTGGACCGCCGAGGCTGATGCGGTCGTCGGCCCGGCGATCCGACTCATGTACAACGATCCGGCTCACCTGTGGACCGTTGCGAATCTTGCTGCCGCGGTGGGGAGTTCACGCGCTTCATTCGCCAGGCGATTCACCACGCTGGTCGGCGACTCACCGATCGCGTTCCTGACCGCATGGCGGCTGGCCCTGGCCGCAGATCTGTTGAGCTCATCCGACCTCACCGTCGGCGCCGTCGCACGCCACGTCGGCTACGGCACACCGTTCGCGCTCAGCACGGCGTTCAAACGGGCTCACGGTCTGAGCCCGGCCGCCTTCCGGGCTAGGAGAACGTAG
- a CDS encoding cation:proton antiporter → MGALGVSFGFSTLALVAVIGLAGPLLASVPRLRIPVVIGELAMGLLIGRTGFGLVDPGDKTFTLLADIGFALVMFVVGTHVPIRDVTLRSSIPMAVVRAVLVGAVATGLAAGLAAVFHTGHTGVYAVLMASSSAALALPVIQQLGLGGAAVQAVTAQIAIADATSIVLLPLVIDPNHALAAASGALLIALCAGAVFLGLWVATRRGWRRRLHHFSGRNNFALELRISLIILFALATLAITTHVSIMLAGFALGLAVKAAGEPRRLARQLFGITEGLFSPLFFVWLGASLQVRELGDHPAYILLGVGLGVGAVLAHCAGRLTGQPLALAALAAAQLGVPVAAATLGTQNGLLSAGEPSALMLGALLTIGVTSIASVIAARRHREQPPAPAA, encoded by the coding sequence GTGGGTGCACTCGGCGTGAGCTTCGGCTTCTCCACCCTGGCGCTGGTCGCGGTCATCGGATTGGCTGGGCCACTTCTGGCGTCGGTGCCGAGACTGCGGATTCCGGTCGTCATCGGCGAGTTGGCGATGGGATTGCTCATCGGCAGAACGGGATTCGGCCTCGTCGACCCCGGTGACAAGACATTCACGCTGCTGGCCGACATCGGGTTCGCGTTGGTGATGTTCGTGGTGGGCACGCATGTGCCGATCCGTGACGTCACCCTGCGGTCCTCGATTCCGATGGCGGTCGTCCGGGCGGTTCTGGTCGGCGCGGTCGCGACCGGCTTGGCGGCAGGTTTGGCTGCGGTGTTCCACACCGGTCACACGGGCGTGTATGCGGTGTTGATGGCGTCGTCGTCGGCAGCACTGGCCCTGCCGGTCATCCAGCAACTCGGCCTCGGCGGGGCCGCGGTGCAGGCCGTCACCGCGCAGATCGCGATCGCGGACGCGACGTCGATCGTGTTGCTGCCCTTGGTGATCGACCCGAACCACGCGCTGGCCGCCGCCTCCGGTGCGCTGCTGATCGCACTCTGCGCCGGCGCGGTGTTCCTCGGGCTCTGGGTGGCCACCCGTCGAGGTTGGCGCAGGCGGCTGCATCACTTCTCCGGGCGCAACAACTTCGCCCTCGAGTTGCGCATCAGCCTGATCATCCTGTTCGCGCTTGCCACGCTCGCGATCACCACCCACGTGTCGATCATGTTGGCCGGCTTCGCTCTGGGCCTGGCGGTCAAGGCGGCGGGCGAACCGAGGCGACTGGCCCGCCAGCTGTTCGGCATCACCGAGGGCCTGTTCAGTCCGCTGTTCTTCGTCTGGCTCGGCGCCTCATTGCAGGTACGCGAACTCGGCGACCATCCGGCCTACATCCTGCTGGGGGTTGGCCTGGGCGTCGGCGCGGTACTCGCGCACTGCGCCGGACGGCTGACCGGGCAGCCCTTGGCCCTGGCCGCGTTGGCCGCCGCTCAGCTCGGAGTGCCGGTCGCCGCAGCCACTCTCGGCACCCAGAACGGTCTGCTGAGCGCGGGCGAGCCCTCGGCGCTGATGCTCGGTGCGCTGCTCACCATCGGCGTCACCTCGATAGCCAGCGTGATCGCGGCGCGACGGCACCGGGAACAGCCTCCAGCGCCGGCTGCGTGA
- a CDS encoding nuclear transport factor 2 family protein, which translates to MSDRITDVHAIRDVVALYCRGIDRLDFDLVRQAYHDDGIDHHTGFDGTVGEYVSWVSKSLEYLAGTMHFIGNHHVDFVDQDTAISETYVMATHWGPPGSGRRANFTTGARYVDLMERRAGRWAIAERWAVREWTRPDVFVAPEQPGPRGTRDAADPLSVLMKRFAL; encoded by the coding sequence GTGTCTGACCGGATAACCGATGTCCACGCGATCCGCGATGTGGTCGCTCTCTATTGCCGAGGCATCGACCGTCTCGACTTCGATCTGGTGCGGCAGGCCTATCACGACGACGGCATCGACCATCACACCGGTTTCGATGGAACCGTCGGCGAATACGTCTCGTGGGTGAGTAAGAGCCTCGAATATCTCGCCGGAACAATGCATTTCATCGGCAACCACCACGTCGACTTCGTCGACCAGGACACCGCCATCAGCGAGACCTACGTGATGGCAACGCATTGGGGCCCGCCGGGCTCAGGCCGGCGCGCCAATTTCACCACCGGCGCGCGCTACGTCGACCTGATGGAGCGCCGAGCCGGCCGGTGGGCGATCGCTGAGCGCTGGGCCGTGCGGGAGTGGACCCGTCCGGACGTGTTCGTCGCCCCGGAACAGCCCGGACCCCGCGGCACCCGCGACGCTGCCGATCCGCTGTCTGTCCTCATGAAACGCTTTGCCCTGTAG
- a CDS encoding SDR family oxidoreductase, whose protein sequence is MGDFSALPGTAVVVGGTGGIGAEIVRMLVERGSRVGFTYRGNATKATELAGTGAAAEQLDITDAAAVRRVVDSFAGAGGVHTVVHAAGAHVPMRHLSTVDPDRFDQQLSTDTAGFFNVVTAALPHLRSSRGSLVAVTTAATRRFAVRDGLSVAPKAAIEALIRGIAAEEGRFGVRANCVGPGMLVDGNAQRLIADGDLDEKALDAARRNTPLGRFGDAADIAEAVCFLASPRAGFITGQKLDVDGGYGV, encoded by the coding sequence ATGGGCGACTTCAGCGCGCTACCGGGCACAGCCGTCGTCGTCGGCGGTACCGGCGGGATCGGCGCCGAGATCGTCCGGATGCTCGTCGAGCGCGGGTCGCGGGTGGGCTTCACGTACCGCGGCAACGCCACCAAAGCGACGGAGCTCGCGGGCACCGGTGCGGCCGCCGAGCAGCTCGACATCACCGATGCGGCGGCGGTACGCCGCGTCGTCGACTCGTTCGCCGGCGCCGGGGGCGTGCACACCGTCGTCCACGCCGCCGGCGCGCACGTGCCGATGCGGCACCTCAGCACCGTCGATCCCGACCGGTTCGATCAGCAGCTGAGCACCGACACCGCCGGCTTCTTCAACGTCGTCACCGCCGCCCTGCCGCACCTTCGCTCATCGCGGGGCAGCCTGGTGGCCGTCACCACCGCCGCGACGCGACGCTTCGCGGTCCGCGACGGCCTGTCGGTCGCCCCGAAGGCCGCCATCGAAGCGCTGATCCGCGGGATCGCCGCCGAGGAGGGCAGATTCGGGGTGCGCGCCAACTGCGTCGGTCCGGGGATGCTCGTCGACGGCAACGCGCAGCGACTGATCGCCGACGGCGACCTCGACGAGAAGGCGCTCGACGCCGCCCGGCGCAACACCCCGCTGGGTCGCTTCGGCGATGCCGCCGATATCGCCGAGGCGGTGTGCTTCCTGGCCTCGCCGCGCGCCGGGTTCATCACCGGCCAGAAGCTGGACGTGGACGGCGGCTACGGTGTCTGA
- a CDS encoding carotenoid oxygenase family protein, whose product MTDITTDTTNLPAEGEFFQRGNYAPVPDELTEYALPVEGAIPPDLDGWYLRNGPNPREANSHWFTGDGMIHGVRIEDGAAKWYRNRWVRTDSFVDPFPLYREDGTRDLRAAVANTHVVNHAGKTLALVESSFPYEITNELETVGCYDFGGKLQNSMTAHPKICPTTGELHFFGYGSIFEPYVTYHRADANGELTINRPLDVKAHTMMHDFAMTAEHVIFMDLPIVFNLDIAMRGEGDMPYRWDDDYGARFGVLRRDDPFGEVRWFDIDPCYIFHVANAHESADGKLIVLQAVRYAELWRDNGGFDANAVMWSWTIDLQNGTVSERQLDDRAVEFPRIDDRLAGLPARYSVSVGDASLVRHDLTDGSAVEHRFSTGLVPGGPGEAVFVPSTSGPADESNGWYIAYVYDGARDGSDLVILDASDFAGKPVARIQLPRRVPYGFHGNWIPA is encoded by the coding sequence ATGACGGACATCACCACCGACACAACCAACTTGCCCGCCGAAGGGGAGTTCTTCCAGCGCGGTAACTACGCGCCGGTGCCGGACGAGCTCACCGAGTACGCGTTGCCCGTCGAGGGAGCGATCCCGCCCGACCTCGACGGCTGGTACCTGCGCAACGGCCCGAACCCGCGCGAGGCCAACAGTCACTGGTTCACCGGTGACGGGATGATCCACGGCGTCCGCATCGAAGACGGCGCGGCCAAGTGGTACCGCAATCGCTGGGTGCGCACCGACAGTTTCGTCGATCCGTTCCCGCTCTACCGCGAGGACGGCACGCGTGACCTGCGGGCAGCCGTCGCCAACACCCACGTCGTCAACCACGCCGGCAAGACGCTGGCGCTGGTGGAGTCCTCGTTCCCGTACGAGATCACCAACGAGTTGGAAACGGTGGGCTGCTACGACTTCGGCGGCAAGCTGCAGAACTCGATGACCGCGCACCCGAAAATCTGCCCGACCACCGGAGAACTGCACTTCTTCGGATACGGCAGCATCTTCGAGCCGTACGTCACCTATCACCGCGCCGACGCCAACGGTGAGCTGACCATCAACCGTCCACTGGACGTCAAGGCGCACACCATGATGCACGACTTCGCGATGACCGCCGAGCACGTGATCTTCATGGACCTGCCGATCGTGTTCAACCTCGACATCGCGATGCGCGGCGAGGGTGACATGCCCTACCGATGGGACGACGACTACGGCGCCCGGTTCGGTGTGCTGCGGCGCGACGATCCGTTCGGTGAGGTGCGCTGGTTCGACATCGACCCCTGCTACATCTTCCACGTCGCCAACGCGCACGAGTCCGCCGACGGGAAATTGATTGTGCTGCAGGCTGTCCGCTATGCCGAACTGTGGCGGGACAATGGCGGATTCGACGCCAATGCGGTGATGTGGAGCTGGACGATCGACCTGCAGAACGGCACGGTCAGCGAGCGTCAGCTCGACGACCGCGCGGTGGAATTCCCGCGGATCGATGACCGGCTGGCCGGTCTGCCCGCGCGCTACTCGGTCTCCGTCGGCGACGCCAGCCTGGTGCGCCACGACCTGACCGACGGCAGCGCCGTCGAGCACCGCTTCAGCACCGGACTGGTGCCGGGTGGCCCGGGGGAGGCGGTCTTCGTCCCGTCCACATCGGGACCGGCCGACGAAAGCAACGGCTGGTACATCGCATACGTGTACGACGGCGCCCGCGACGGAAGCGATCTGGTGATCCTGGATGCGTCGGACTTCGCGGGCAAACCGGTGGCCCGAATCCAGCTGCCGCGGCGGGTTCCATACGGCTTCCACGGCAACTGGATTCCTGCCTAG
- a CDS encoding PadR family transcriptional regulator, whose protein sequence is MSLRYAALGLLAQEPGSGYDLLKRFDVSMANVWPATQSQLYGELNKLANAGLIEVTDVGPRGRKEYRVTDAGRQDLLRWMTNPQDDPPYRSAELLRVFLLSEMTREQARAYMVSVAEHAEAELTRYEQVRDCMEWGDSDVGFYGRAALEFGLRVEAMEADWARWVVKEIDRRSN, encoded by the coding sequence GTGAGTCTTCGGTACGCGGCGCTGGGCCTCCTCGCCCAGGAGCCCGGCAGCGGGTACGACCTGCTCAAACGATTCGATGTGTCGATGGCCAACGTGTGGCCGGCGACCCAGAGCCAGCTCTACGGCGAGCTCAACAAACTCGCCAATGCGGGCCTGATCGAGGTCACCGACGTCGGCCCGCGCGGGCGCAAGGAATACCGCGTCACCGATGCCGGACGTCAGGATCTGCTGCGCTGGATGACCAACCCCCAGGACGACCCGCCGTACCGCAGCGCGGAGTTGCTGCGGGTGTTCCTGCTCAGCGAGATGACTCGCGAGCAGGCCCGGGCCTACATGGTCTCGGTCGCCGAGCACGCCGAAGCCGAGCTCACCCGCTATGAGCAGGTGCGCGACTGTATGGAGTGGGGCGACAGCGACGTCGGGTTCTACGGCCGCGCGGCCCTGGAATTCGGACTGCGAGTCGAGGCGATGGAGGCCGACTGGGCCCGCTGGGTGGTCAAGGAAATCGACCGGCGATCCAACTGA
- a CDS encoding PadR family transcriptional regulator, with translation MNTPFPQFGGPDMGRPSFGPGFGPGFGFAPAGRGRRHDRHGRRELREQLREQFREHGDRHDGPPFGPRGGFGPGFGPGFGPGFGTGFGPGFGPGGGGRGGRRGHGRGRGRRGDVRAAILKLLAERPMHGYEMIQEIAERTQDLWKPSPGSVYPTLQLLADEGLLVASESEGSKKLFELTDEGRAAADKIETAPWDEITEGADPGQVNIRAAVGQLFGAVRQAAFAANPEQQQRIIDIVNTARREIYQILGESE, from the coding sequence ATGAACACCCCATTTCCCCAGTTCGGAGGCCCGGATATGGGCCGCCCCAGCTTTGGCCCCGGCTTCGGTCCGGGTTTCGGCTTCGCACCGGCAGGCCGTGGTCGCCGCCACGACCGGCACGGCCGCCGCGAGCTCCGCGAGCAACTACGTGAGCAGTTCCGCGAGCACGGCGACCGCCACGACGGTCCGCCGTTCGGCCCGCGCGGCGGCTTCGGCCCGGGCTTCGGCCCGGGCTTCGGTCCGGGTTTCGGTACCGGCTTCGGTCCAGGCTTCGGACCCGGTGGCGGCGGACGCGGCGGTCGCCGCGGACACGGCCGCGGTCGCGGTCGTCGCGGTGACGTGCGCGCCGCAATCCTCAAGCTGCTCGCCGAGCGGCCGATGCACGGCTACGAGATGATCCAGGAGATCGCCGAGCGCACCCAGGATCTGTGGAAGCCGAGCCCCGGCTCGGTCTACCCGACCCTGCAGTTGCTGGCCGACGAAGGTCTGCTGGTGGCAAGCGAATCCGAAGGCAGCAAGAAGCTTTTCGAGCTGACCGACGAAGGCCGCGCCGCCGCCGACAAGATCGAGACCGCCCCGTGGGACGAGATCACCGAAGGCGCCGACCCGGGCCAGGTCAACATCCGTGCCGCCGTAGGCCAGTTGTTCGGTGCCGTGCGGCAGGCGGCTTTCGCTGCCAACCCGGAGCAGCAGCAGCGCATCATCGACATCGTCAACACTGCGCGCCGCGAGATCTACCAGATCCTCGGCGAATCCGAGTAA
- a CDS encoding histidine-type phosphatase, translating to MRHGVRPPNKEPPVPVSIAPDPWPAWSTRPGWLTDHGAAAVRLVAAADARRFIADGTLPAHACPPPGSVRIVSDSLQRTIATGDAYASSLAAGCGIVNHHAPQGEADPLFDAYRTSDITTAAAQEAVASTVGPGGVTTLAQQYQSALDAVTHIVCGNRPDRCGLADVQSGTEVDPSGAHRPRLTGALAYGSVISEVLELEYAEGKPRADVGWGRATADDIRLVGSLHALELSIIARPRPLAVANAGKIADVIRDAVDTGPPLTVIVGHDTEVANIAGLLDAHWSVTGFADDEPAPGGALVFQLLEAPNGDQAVRASYRSQTLEQMRALTDGDSTWVPLAIRGCPGELCSLDSFVTALTT from the coding sequence ATGCGCCACGGGGTGCGACCGCCGAACAAGGAACCACCAGTCCCGGTGTCGATCGCTCCTGACCCGTGGCCGGCGTGGAGCACCCGCCCGGGCTGGCTCACCGATCACGGCGCGGCGGCCGTTCGTCTTGTCGCAGCCGCCGACGCGCGCCGCTTCATCGCCGACGGCACACTCCCCGCTCACGCCTGCCCTCCCCCGGGTTCCGTTCGCATCGTCTCCGACTCTCTGCAGCGCACCATCGCAACCGGTGACGCGTACGCTTCATCGCTGGCCGCCGGCTGCGGGATCGTGAATCACCATGCCCCACAAGGTGAAGCGGATCCGCTTTTCGACGCATACCGCACATCGGACATCACGACCGCTGCGGCACAGGAGGCTGTCGCGTCGACGGTCGGGCCCGGCGGCGTGACTACGCTCGCGCAGCAATACCAGTCGGCGCTCGACGCCGTGACCCACATCGTGTGCGGCAACCGGCCTGATCGGTGCGGTCTCGCCGATGTGCAGAGCGGCACCGAGGTCGACCCGTCCGGCGCCCACCGCCCCCGACTCACCGGCGCCTTGGCCTACGGGTCGGTGATCTCCGAAGTGTTGGAGCTCGAATACGCCGAAGGCAAACCGCGTGCCGATGTCGGGTGGGGGCGTGCCACCGCCGACGACATCCGGCTCGTCGGGAGCCTTCACGCGCTGGAGCTGTCGATCATCGCCCGGCCCCGCCCACTGGCGGTGGCCAACGCGGGCAAGATCGCCGACGTCATTCGCGACGCTGTGGACACCGGGCCGCCGCTGACCGTCATCGTCGGGCATGACACCGAGGTCGCAAACATCGCCGGCCTACTCGACGCCCATTGGTCCGTCACAGGTTTCGCCGACGACGAACCAGCACCCGGCGGCGCACTCGTCTTCCAGCTGCTCGAGGCGCCGAACGGAGACCAGGCCGTCCGAGCCTCGTATCGCTCTCAAACGCTGGAGCAGATGCGCGCACTCACCGACGGCGATTCGACCTGGGTTCCGCTGGCAATCCGCGGTTGCCCCGGCGAGCTGTGCTCACTCGACTCGTTCGTCACAGCGCTGACG